A genomic segment from Brucella pseudogrignonensis encodes:
- a CDS encoding ABC transporter substrate-binding protein → MIKKALKAALLASALSAAVIASAPAFAAGKLTVSSPQDPGSWDPIDTFLVNWASVATNIFDGLVYRGPDLKIVPGLATSWEELDDGKRIRFTLREGVKFHDGEPFNAEAVKFTFDRLLGDEGAKGPQRSNYIAIDKVEVIDDKTVDFHLKAADPVLLTKLAGYGAMIVPPKYIAEKGEDYFNTHPVGTGPFKFVSYEPKVNIKLEAFADHWGGAPKLSELEYRFITEPSTAVAELQAGRVDLVIPPTIPIGMIPTIEGDANLELVTTDGPTVDALRFNTRDGITKDERVRKALIMAVDRDAIIQSILAGQAKPIASFQGALSFGYDPELKPLPYDPDQAKKLLEEAGVQPGATVQIDVRGNDATFNEVTQAVASFLQMVGINATIKPYDVNVLLNDVIPQGKTGAMFQQKWGGWTFDYDNTAYSMYHSGEKWNPYEKDEKLDKMLEAQRSVLDRGEREKMLQEIAKYAADKAYEMPLYSSKAIYGINKRVKNFVPAPDNRLRLSDVTVD, encoded by the coding sequence ATGATAAAGAAAGCACTAAAAGCCGCTCTTCTGGCGTCCGCTCTGTCGGCGGCTGTGATTGCGTCGGCTCCGGCTTTTGCCGCAGGCAAGCTCACCGTTTCGTCGCCGCAGGATCCAGGCAGCTGGGATCCGATTGATACGTTTCTCGTCAATTGGGCGTCAGTTGCAACCAATATTTTCGATGGTCTGGTTTATCGCGGACCTGATTTGAAAATCGTTCCCGGCCTAGCAACGTCATGGGAAGAGCTGGATGACGGCAAGCGCATTCGCTTCACCCTGCGCGAAGGTGTGAAGTTTCATGATGGCGAGCCATTCAACGCAGAAGCTGTAAAGTTTACCTTTGATCGTCTGCTTGGCGATGAAGGCGCAAAAGGTCCGCAGCGTTCGAACTATATCGCAATCGACAAGGTTGAAGTGATTGACGACAAGACCGTTGATTTTCATCTGAAAGCCGCTGATCCGGTTCTGCTCACCAAGCTTGCTGGCTATGGCGCAATGATCGTTCCGCCAAAATATATCGCTGAAAAAGGCGAAGACTATTTTAACACGCATCCGGTCGGCACAGGCCCGTTCAAGTTTGTGTCTTATGAGCCAAAGGTCAACATCAAGCTCGAAGCTTTTGCTGATCACTGGGGCGGTGCACCGAAGCTTTCGGAACTGGAATATCGCTTTATTACCGAACCTTCGACCGCTGTTGCCGAACTTCAGGCTGGCCGCGTTGATCTCGTTATTCCGCCGACAATTCCAATTGGCATGATCCCGACGATTGAGGGTGATGCAAATCTGGAACTCGTTACGACTGATGGCCCAACCGTTGATGCTCTGCGCTTCAACACGCGTGACGGCATTACCAAGGATGAGCGCGTTCGCAAGGCGCTGATTATGGCTGTTGATCGCGATGCGATCATCCAGTCGATCCTTGCTGGTCAGGCAAAGCCTATTGCCAGCTTCCAGGGCGCTTTGTCGTTTGGGTACGACCCAGAACTCAAGCCACTTCCGTACGATCCTGATCAGGCCAAGAAGCTTCTTGAAGAAGCAGGTGTTCAGCCCGGCGCAACGGTGCAGATCGACGTTCGCGGTAATGACGCGACGTTTAACGAAGTGACACAGGCTGTTGCCAGCTTCCTGCAGATGGTAGGCATCAATGCAACCATCAAGCCATATGATGTGAACGTGTTGCTGAATGATGTCATTCCACAGGGCAAGACCGGCGCTATGTTCCAGCAAAAATGGGGCGGCTGGACATTTGATTACGATAACACGGCTTACTCGATGTATCATTCGGGCGAGAAGTGGAACCCGTACGAAAAGGACGAAAAGCTCGACAAGATGCTCGAAGCGCAGCGTTCGGTTCTTGATCGCGGTGAGCGTGAAAAGATGCTGCAGGAAATCGCCAAATATGCGGCTGATAAGGCGTATGAAATGCCGCTTTACAGCTCCAAGGCGATTTACGGCATCAACAAGCGGGTTAAGAACTTCGTGCCGGCCCCGGATAACCGTTTGCGTCTCAGCGACGTGACTGTTGATTGA
- a CDS encoding LysR family transcriptional regulator, which translates to MNELKALKTFLLAAEKRNFAQVARELDMTPASVTRTIAALEEDLGVQLFVRTTRQVSLTSDGAVFAARIEPAVEALEAARHDLMNVHKADQGRLRINAPMSLGQQVLPQILSAFRELYPKIEVELSLTDQMLDIVEQDFDLAIRISGAPSDKFTIWRKIIEIKRILVAAPGTPYVDVEHPSELNSDGCLGYSPESRRENWTLSDGSATFNISAGRMISANNGEVLANMAAGGAGVAMLPTFIVAEHLRTGRLVHILPQWSPPQLWLTLYYPPFQKLPPRIATFSDFFEREIKAIVTRMV; encoded by the coding sequence ATGAATGAACTGAAAGCCCTGAAAACCTTTCTTCTGGCGGCAGAGAAGCGAAATTTTGCCCAAGTGGCGCGGGAGTTGGACATGACACCAGCCTCCGTTACCCGCACAATTGCGGCACTGGAGGAAGATCTGGGTGTGCAGCTTTTTGTCCGCACGACGCGGCAGGTTTCATTGACAAGTGATGGTGCAGTCTTCGCTGCGCGTATTGAACCGGCAGTGGAAGCGCTGGAGGCTGCGCGGCATGACCTCATGAATGTTCATAAGGCAGATCAGGGGCGCTTGCGCATCAATGCGCCGATGTCGCTCGGCCAGCAGGTGCTGCCGCAAATTCTTTCGGCGTTTCGGGAACTGTATCCAAAGATTGAGGTGGAGTTGTCGCTGACGGATCAGATGCTCGATATTGTCGAGCAGGATTTCGATCTGGCGATCCGCATCTCCGGTGCACCGTCGGATAAATTCACCATCTGGCGTAAGATTATTGAGATCAAGCGTATTCTGGTCGCGGCGCCCGGTACGCCATATGTTGATGTGGAACATCCGAGTGAACTGAACTCGGATGGATGTCTGGGCTATAGTCCAGAAAGCCGCCGTGAAAACTGGACCTTGTCGGATGGAAGTGCAACCTTCAATATTTCTGCTGGGCGCATGATCAGTGCTAATAATGGTGAAGTGCTCGCCAATATGGCAGCTGGCGGAGCAGGCGTTGCGATGCTGCCGACCTTTATTGTGGCGGAACATCTGCGTACGGGTCGGCTTGTTCATATCTTGCCGCAATGGTCGCCCCCGCAGCTTTGGCTGACGCTGTATTATCCACCGTTCCAGAAATTGCCGCCACGTATTGCGACATTCTCTGATTTCTTTGAGCGTGAAATCAAGGCGATTGTTACCCGGATGGTTTGA
- a CDS encoding ABC transporter ATP-binding protein translates to MSKPLLTVEGLSVEFGSNRVVDDLNFSVAAGRTLAVVGESGSGKSITSLSIMRLADMSGAKFPNGRILFNSPDGERDLLKADQKAMRGIRGKDIAMIFQEPMTSLNPVFTIGNQLSEVLMLHEGMSKSAALAEGKRLLEMVRLPDAEGLLKRYPHQLSGGMRQRVMIAMALACRPKLLIADEPTTALDVTIQAQILHIIKDLQKELEMAVIFITHDMGVVAEMADDVVVMWKGKKVEEGPVGRIFEAPQHPYTQTLLSAVPKLGSMTGEAFPKRMPVMMMRDGVPVLSGEERIQDTACYSEKPLLAVDDLYVRFPIKKNLFGKVTHVCNAVSKVAFDIYPGETLALVGESGSGKSTIGRTIQQLQSPLAGDIRFNGKAYSQMSAQERYAMRREVQYIFQDPFASLDPRKTVGFSIAEPIRTHGLLDNNKAINARVAELLERVGLGREHASRYPHEFSGGQRQRICIARALASKPKLIIADEALSALDVSIQAQVINLFMDLQREQGLAYLFISHDMAVVEKMSHRVAVLYLGQIMELGSRRQVFETPSHPYTQRLLSAVPVADPSARTERAALEGEIPSTTRRIDDKPIIYNHREIAPGHFVAESA, encoded by the coding sequence GTGTCTAAGCCTCTGCTGACAGTTGAGGGTCTAAGCGTTGAATTTGGCAGCAATCGCGTTGTTGATGATCTGAATTTTTCTGTTGCGGCTGGCCGTACGCTTGCGGTTGTCGGTGAATCCGGTTCAGGAAAATCGATCACGTCACTTTCGATTATGCGCCTCGCTGATATGAGCGGCGCAAAATTTCCCAACGGTCGTATTCTGTTCAACAGCCCTGACGGCGAACGTGATCTTCTGAAAGCCGATCAAAAAGCGATGCGCGGTATTCGCGGCAAAGACATTGCGATGATCTTTCAGGAACCGATGACCTCGCTCAATCCGGTCTTCACTATCGGCAATCAGCTTTCTGAAGTGCTGATGTTGCATGAAGGCATGTCGAAGAGTGCTGCTCTGGCTGAAGGCAAGCGGCTGCTGGAAATGGTGCGTCTGCCTGATGCCGAAGGCTTGCTCAAGCGTTATCCGCATCAACTGTCCGGTGGTATGCGCCAGCGCGTGATGATCGCTATGGCACTGGCTTGCCGACCTAAATTGCTCATTGCTGACGAGCCAACAACGGCCCTTGATGTCACCATTCAGGCGCAGATTCTGCACATCATCAAAGATTTGCAGAAAGAGCTTGAAATGGCAGTCATTTTCATCACGCACGATATGGGCGTGGTGGCCGAAATGGCGGATGATGTTGTGGTGATGTGGAAGGGTAAAAAGGTCGAAGAAGGTCCGGTCGGCCGTATCTTTGAAGCGCCGCAGCATCCGTATACACAGACGCTTTTGTCGGCCGTTCCGAAACTTGGCAGCATGACGGGCGAGGCGTTTCCAAAACGCATGCCGGTGATGATGATGCGTGATGGTGTGCCAGTGCTGTCAGGTGAAGAGCGTATTCAGGACACAGCATGTTATAGCGAAAAGCCACTTCTTGCTGTTGACGATCTTTATGTTCGCTTTCCGATCAAGAAAAATCTGTTCGGCAAAGTTACCCATGTCTGCAATGCCGTCTCGAAAGTCGCGTTCGACATTTATCCGGGTGAAACGCTCGCACTTGTTGGCGAATCCGGTTCGGGCAAATCGACCATTGGACGCACAATCCAGCAGCTTCAATCGCCGCTGGCTGGCGATATTCGCTTCAACGGCAAAGCCTATTCGCAAATGAGCGCTCAAGAGCGCTATGCGATGCGTCGTGAAGTGCAGTATATTTTTCAGGATCCGTTTGCGTCACTTGATCCACGCAAGACCGTTGGCTTTTCCATTGCAGAGCCAATCCGCACGCATGGTCTTCTCGACAACAACAAGGCGATCAATGCGCGTGTCGCAGAACTGCTGGAGCGTGTTGGCCTCGGCCGGGAACATGCATCGCGCTATCCGCACGAGTTTTCCGGCGGGCAGCGTCAGCGCATCTGCATTGCACGTGCGCTTGCTTCAAAGCCGAAACTGATTATCGCCGATGAAGCGCTGTCGGCGCTTGACGTCTCTATTCAGGCGCAGGTGATCAACCTGTTTATGGACCTCCAGAGAGAGCAGGGCCTGGCCTATCTCTTCATCAGCCATGATATGGCAGTGGTTGAGAAGATGAGCCATCGCGTGGCGGTGCTGTATCTTGGTCAGATCATGGAACTTGGCTCGCGTCGTCAGGTTTTTGAAACGCCGTCGCATCCTTATACGCAGCGTCTGCTTTCAGCAGTACCTGTCGCTGATCCTTCTGCACGCACCGAACGTGCAGCCTTGGAGGGTGAAATTCCGAGTACAACGCGCCGGATCGACGACAAGCCAATCATCTATAATCACCGCGAGATTGCACCAGGCCATTTCGTTGCTGAAAGCGCTTGA
- a CDS encoding winged helix DNA-binding protein: protein MVHDTEPQSGADALLEIRESAFDEVSLPKHLRSVASLGPIVSSSHLAEGGSPGMSEVEYGLILASHAFSRWMVRCMAAAGLPGLSPIEVLILHSIRHRGREKKLADICLVLDIEDTHIATYAIRKLEKAGLLTTGKASKEKTVKITEKGAEACARYREIRERLLVESTANARPSEETLSEVAALLRFMSGAFNQATRSAITL from the coding sequence ATGGTGCACGATACAGAACCGCAAAGCGGTGCGGATGCATTGTTGGAAATACGAGAGTCGGCCTTTGATGAGGTGTCTCTTCCAAAGCACCTTCGTTCTGTTGCATCACTTGGCCCGATTGTTTCCTCGTCTCACCTTGCCGAAGGTGGCTCGCCGGGCATGTCAGAAGTTGAGTATGGGCTCATTCTGGCTTCCCATGCATTCTCGCGCTGGATGGTTCGCTGCATGGCCGCAGCCGGTTTGCCGGGCCTTTCTCCAATCGAAGTTCTTATCCTACATTCCATCCGGCATCGCGGACGCGAAAAGAAACTGGCTGATATCTGTCTGGTGCTTGATATTGAAGACACGCATATCGCGACATACGCCATCCGTAAGTTGGAAAAAGCCGGGCTTCTAACCACTGGTAAGGCATCCAAGGAAAAGACGGTCAAAATTACTGAAAAGGGAGCAGAGGCTTGCGCGCGTTATCGCGAGATTCGTGAGCGTCTACTTGTCGAATCGACCGCCAATGCCCGCCCTTCAGAAGAAACCCTTTCGGAAGTTGCCGCATTGCTGCGCTTCATGTCCGGTGCATTCAATCAGGCCACGCGGTCTGCCATAACACTATAA